The window gaaattatttgacTATTGCTTACATTGTGTCCAGCTGCTATCAAGCCTTTCCTgtaaaacagaaaagaaaatgaatgattCTGAAACCGTTGAGCAACATCACAGGGTATTAATTATCTCATGATCGGATTAGAACAAATATCAGAAACTAATAAACTATACTAtggaaagcaaattgaaaaaggACCTTAAATTTGGAAGGAGAATCCATCCAAGCACTGCACCATCTTCCAGTGAGATTCTTGCAATGCAATCGGTCTGCACATAGAGAATAGAAGGTTTAGGCAACATTTGGAAGGAGAGTCTTCGCTAGCTTGCTTGGTAAAGTCTTTGCCATTTGTTTAAGATACAAATGCCTGCATTTGAAAAGTTCTTTGCTATCCTGTAGCTCAATCACTAAACTTCAGCCCAAAAACAGGGGGGTTGGGATAGAAGATATCCAAGGCAAAAAAAGAACCATTTAAATCTTAAATCACTTATGTTTAGTAAAGCAATAAATCCCTCCGTAGGGGAACTACAATATCAATGCCCTCACTGAAATGCCAGAAAGTAACTATTAATGGAAAATTATCCAATCAGTAACCAAATGAACACAATGAAGATCCAAGAACACACCTGCCAAACATTAGcccaaatttcatcattcacgAACTCTAGTTCATTGAGATAGTGTACTTCGTGTCCATTATATCTGACAATTTGTTTGCTAATGACTGCAATAGAAAAGCCGAAACAAATCAGTGATAAATAATGTGAAATTTAAAAggaacttaaaaaatcaagttcataCATCAGAATTGGAGTTAGCACAAAGCATACCAAGGAAAAATGGCACAGCTAAGATAGGAAAGAAACAGGACACTATTATGAGCAACTACAACAATTGAGGTTTATGTGAACATCGATATTCTTGGGGGAAAACACCGTTGAAAATTgttcaaaagaagaaggaattaaGAAATGGAACAACAAAAAACCACATAATTTTCAGAAACTGACACACTGTTTTATGCAAGAACCTTTCAATGTTTGAGGGTCAAGCTGATATAATGCTGAAGTCCCATCACTGCCGAACAAAACTTTTCCATTGGTAGCCAGTCCCCAACCATCTTCCATCCCATGAGTGAATTTCCCAATCTgcactaaataaaaattaaattacgaAATATCCAAAACTACAACCTTCAAGTCACCCCAAAAAACTGATGTGCGTGAGCAGGAAAgtaaattataagcaaaaatAATGCACAAGCAATCAAGTATGGAAAATGCAGCATGATCGTTTTACTACAAGGTAAAGTTTGGTCTGCAGAGCAGTTTTACATGCAGTAACTAATCACAATTGTAAAAGCAACAACCCAAGATTGTAGGCATTTTGACAAGCAAACaattttaagaatcaaaatttagAGCAAGACATTTCTACAGCATATTACCATAAAAATGTGGTTTGGTGATACCCAAATGAAAAACTAGAGAAAAATCTCAAAGATTCCAATACATAAATGTGTAAAAGTACCTATCgaccttaataaataaatttgtatataTCAAAAGTAAACAGTGAAGCACATACTTTGCTTAAATTATTTGGGTCATATATGAAACCGGTTTTCGTCAACCAAGTTACTTGGAACAAcctacaaaagaaaataaaaataagtgtaTTAGCAatttagcataatattttttattttgactacATAGAACTGAATatgcaaataaattaaatgggaGGCTAAGCATGTATCGTCATTATGAATGCAAGTGAAAAAGCCAACCTTTGgcatattttaattcaaatatatatttgctgaatcaacaagaaaaaaattgcagCTGAATCACAAACCTTTGCTCAAAATAGGTTAAACCTTCCCCAAAATAAGAATCATCCATCTTCTGGAGAGCCTCAACCTGtacacaaaaaataaagcttaaggcctaaattaaaatatatgccTTGTTATATAATTTAGGTATTGCTTATTTGTTGAATTAAATGTCACTGCTACCTCTGCCAACTAttcatataaagaataaaaaatcaccAGTATTTTTTCTCTTGTTAAATACAATTTATCAGTCCACTTGCAGCACTAATAGCTAACTTCAAATAATTAACTCTCTTCTAACGCAGGCATATATGTTCAGCAGTTTCAgttcaaaatgaaaaaccatGGAAAATGATTGTGAAAACATCTGACAATAAATGAGAAACCAAATATTAGAGCTCGTACCTTTCCAGTATGAAGAGCTACTCTGCGTACAGATGACTGAAATGATAAAGTTAAATAGACTGATCAGTAGTGAATTGCATCTAACATAAGTGTAattgacaagaaaagaaaagacaccGTGCAAAGTATGCAGCAAATTTACCTTCCCATAAAGGCCAGTTGATTCATATAGTGTATCATTTCCAGCATAAAGAAGACCCTGAAACCAGGAATGATGCAGTCAATAACCTGGTAATAAAGCACAGGCAATTCATACTCAAAGAAGAGAAGTCTCAATAATTTGGAATGGCTTTCTGAAATGTGTGCTTAGGGATCTCAATCGAATTGTTAagggaacaaaaaaataaaaaatgaaatgaaacgCATGAACAAGACTTTGCTACATGAATGGCATCAACTCTTTCATGCCAAGTACATAAAAATGACAGCCCATTCACAGAAAGTCCCACAAGTTAACAGTCAACAAAAACTTCTGGTAGTGCCATCACCAACTGGAATCCCAACATgtgttggatcctgcaatccACCTAATTCCGGTCAAACaatgacaaaaacaaatccTTAATACCTCACTCAAAAATGAATGACTGGTCTCCAATTTTGCTTGATGTAGCTCCggcataaatttaaattaactataACAAGAcgaaaaacatatttgaaattatgataatgattgtgttttaaaatattttttatttaaaaatatattaaaataattttttaaaatcaaaacataaaaataatttaaaaacataaaaaaattaattttaaataaaaaaaaatcaaaattttccgCCATCCCCACTTGTATCGCAATACCAAACGGGGCGAGATAAAACATTTCAAACGAAGATCAAGATGATCAAATAAGGGACTCCGTTGCTCTTATATGAAACAAAGAGACGGCCCAAGAAAGAGTCACCTCAGTGAAAGCTTTTGGATCAGAGGGAACTCATTGAGTACTTGAATTGAATAGATTTTTGGAGAGTGATCAACACATGCAAAACTGATCAATATGTTCAAGGAAATCCCCAGGATAAAAATAACAGTTATACACATGACTGCTTGAACAGACAGACTTTTGGTGATAAAAGGAAAAGTTTGATCTAAGAAGAGACGATGGAAATATTGAGTAGGTTGTTAGCTCCCTTCTCATTCCAAAAATATTGATggcaaaaataaatgaaatcttTGATTTCTTTAAGCCATAAAAGTACTTACCTGAGTGAAGGCACTGGGATCATGAGGGAACTCATTGATAACCTGAACCGAGTATAATTTAGGAACAGAGGCAACGCCACTCAAAATGTTCGATGAAATGCCCAACAGAAAAATAACACCAAAAATCATGACTAATGAAACAAAGACTGAAACTTTCTTGTAACTAAAAGTAAAAGACGGAGAGGGCATGGAAATATTGTTGGGCTTTTTATATGGTTTCTTTCTACGAGGTTTCGAAGCCATGGAAAGGTGAATTCATGGGGACCGACCAAGAGGACTTTTACGCTAGAAAAATGCGTTTGGTTTGGTTATAGAGTTGGTGAGTCTTCGCTTTGACGGTAACAATTTTGAAGTTTCTTAGTTAGGCCAAGTAGCTGACTCCTCAGATGGCAGATTCTTTCTTTTCGTGTGGTGATTGTATGATTGATAAAGTACATTTTGGTGCTTATAGTTTATCAAATGTTTTCATATTCAATTCATTtacttataaattatattttccttGGCTTATTATATCTTTCTGGATAgctgttttgttaaatttatacgAGTG of the Populus nigra chromosome 7, ddPopNigr1.1, whole genome shotgun sequence genome contains:
- the LOC133698568 gene encoding glutaminyl-peptide cyclotransferase-like isoform X2; protein product: MASKPRRKKPYKKPNNISMPSPSFTFSYKKVSVFVSLVMIFGVIFLLGISSNILSGVASVPKLYSVQVINEFPHDPSAFTQGLLYAGNDTLYESTGLYGKSSVRRVALHTGKVEALQKMDDSYFGEGLTYFEQRLFQVTWLTKTGFIYDPNNLSKIGKFTHGMEDGWGLATNGKVLFGSDGTSALYQLDPQTLKVISKQIVRYNGHEVHYLNELEFVNDEIWANVWQTDCIARISLEDGAVLGWILLPNLRKGLIAAGHNGIDVLNGIAWDDNDNRLFVTGKLWPKLYEIKLHPVKKHFDTGVIVQLCIPSRS
- the LOC133698568 gene encoding glutaminyl-peptide cyclotransferase-like isoform X1; its protein translation is MASKPRRKKPYKKPNNISMPSPSFTFSYKKVSVFVSLVMIFGVIFLLGISSNILSGVASVPKLYSVQVINEFPHDPSAFTQGLLYAGNDTLYESTGLYGKSSVRRVALHTGKVEALQKMDDSYFGEGLTYFEQRLFQVTWLTKTGFIYDPNNLSKIGKFTHGMEDGWGLATNGKVLFGSDGTSALYQLDPQTLKGSCIKQFISKQIVRYNGHEVHYLNELEFVNDEIWANVWQTDCIARISLEDGAVLGWILLPNLRKGLIAAGHNGIDVLNGIAWDDNDNRLFVTGKLWPKLYEIKLHPVKKHFDTGVIVQLCIPSRS